A section of the Kribbella sp. HUAS MG21 genome encodes:
- a CDS encoding FAD-binding oxidoreductase, producing MPSTSDVAAVVAHDQAVGRLRESYGRIPYGEPVRLAKRSSNLFRPRAEIDRPGLDVSKLTGVIAVDPAGRTADVQGMCTYEDLVAATLPHGLTPMVVPQLKTITLGGAVTGLGIESSSFRAGLPHESVLELDILTGAGELVTARPEGEHADLFRVFPNSYGTLGYATRLRIELDRISPYVALRHVRVGLDELAPAIASIVADGMYDGEPVHFVDGVAFSPSEVYLTLGRNSDAAVRTSDYTGQQIYYRSIRQRQTDFLTAYDYLWRWDTDWFWCSAAFGAQKPVVRRLWPKRWRRSDVFHKIVGFENRHHVAARLNKRRGRPDRERVVQDVEIPVERLAEFLRWFDAEVGMRPVWLCPLRLRGETAWPLYPLRPGATYVNVGFWGTVPIAPGAADGDVNRRIEAAVTEFGGHKSLYSDAYYDRDTFDRLYNVPAWDEVKKRYDPDARLTGLYEKAVTRR from the coding sequence GTGCCTTCGACATCGGATGTGGCGGCGGTGGTGGCGCACGATCAGGCCGTCGGGCGGCTGCGGGAGTCGTACGGGCGAATCCCGTACGGCGAGCCCGTCCGGCTGGCGAAGCGCAGCTCGAACCTGTTCCGCCCGCGCGCCGAGATCGACCGCCCGGGGCTGGACGTCTCGAAGCTGACCGGGGTGATCGCGGTCGATCCCGCCGGGCGGACTGCCGACGTCCAGGGCATGTGCACCTACGAGGACCTGGTCGCTGCGACGCTCCCGCATGGGCTGACGCCGATGGTCGTGCCGCAGCTGAAGACGATCACGCTCGGCGGCGCGGTCACCGGGCTCGGCATCGAGTCGTCCTCGTTCCGTGCCGGCCTGCCGCACGAGTCGGTCCTCGAACTCGACATCCTGACCGGCGCCGGCGAGCTCGTCACCGCGCGTCCCGAGGGCGAGCACGCGGACCTCTTCCGGGTCTTCCCGAACTCGTACGGCACGCTCGGCTACGCGACCCGGCTGCGGATCGAGCTCGACCGGATCTCGCCGTACGTCGCCCTCCGGCACGTCCGGGTCGGTCTCGACGAGCTGGCGCCGGCGATCGCGTCGATCGTTGCCGACGGCATGTACGACGGCGAGCCGGTGCACTTCGTCGACGGGGTCGCGTTCAGTCCGTCGGAGGTCTACCTGACGCTCGGGCGGAACAGCGACGCCGCGGTGCGGACCAGCGACTACACGGGCCAGCAGATCTACTACCGGTCGATCCGGCAACGGCAGACGGACTTCCTCACCGCGTACGACTACCTGTGGCGCTGGGACACGGACTGGTTCTGGTGCTCCGCCGCCTTCGGCGCGCAGAAGCCCGTCGTACGGCGGTTGTGGCCGAAGCGCTGGCGACGCAGCGACGTGTTCCACAAGATCGTCGGCTTCGAGAACCGGCACCACGTTGCCGCCCGGCTGAACAAGCGCCGCGGGAGGCCGGACCGGGAGCGCGTCGTGCAGGACGTGGAGATCCCGGTGGAGCGGCTGGCGGAGTTCCTGCGCTGGTTCGACGCCGAGGTGGGGATGCGGCCGGTCTGGCTGTGCCCGCTGCGGCTGCGCGGGGAGACGGCGTGGCCGCTGTACCCGCTGCGGCCCGGTGCGACGTACGTGAACGTCGGCTTCTGGGGCACGGTGCCGATCGCCCCGGGCGCTGCGGACGGCGACGTCAACCGGCGGATCGAGGCCGCGGTCACCGAGTTCGGCGGCCACAAGTCGCTGTACTCCGACGCGTACTACGACCGCGACACCTTCGACCGGCTCTACAACGTCCCCGCCTGGGACGAGGTGAAGAAACGCTACGACCCGGACGCCCGGCTCACCGGGCTCTACGAGAAGGCGGTGACGCGCCGATGA
- a CDS encoding exo-alpha-sialidase, with protein MSEAVLLIGTKKGLWIGRSDAARKDWRLDGPVPEFEMQGVYAVGIDTRGDRPRLLVGGTSEHWGPAVFHSDDLGKTWAEPPEGSIGFPADAEASLERVWQIQPGPADQPGVVYAGSEPQALWKSTDGGVTFELVRGLWDHPHRSEWGAGFGGAAIHTVVPHSTDPARVSVAMSTGGVYRTADGGATWSPANKGIQAKFFPDPYPEFGQCVHKLAAHPDAPERLFAQNHHGVYRSDDGGAVWKSIADGLPSDFGFPIVVHPHEPETVYVFPLVADANRIPTDARCRVFRSRDAGDTWEPLSTGLPDVSYAPVLRDAMTTDTADPAGVYLGTRDGCVYVSADAGETWVEAARHLPDVLAVRAAVVG; from the coding sequence ATGTCCGAGGCCGTACTGCTGATCGGCACCAAGAAGGGGCTCTGGATCGGCCGGAGCGACGCTGCCCGCAAGGACTGGCGGCTCGACGGGCCGGTGCCGGAGTTCGAGATGCAGGGTGTGTACGCCGTGGGCATCGACACCCGGGGCGACCGGCCGCGGCTGCTCGTGGGCGGCACCAGCGAACACTGGGGTCCGGCCGTGTTCCACTCCGACGACCTCGGCAAGACGTGGGCCGAGCCGCCGGAGGGCTCGATCGGGTTCCCGGCCGACGCGGAGGCCTCGCTCGAGCGGGTCTGGCAGATCCAGCCGGGCCCGGCCGACCAGCCGGGCGTGGTGTACGCCGGGTCCGAGCCGCAGGCGCTCTGGAAGTCGACCGACGGCGGTGTCACGTTCGAGCTGGTGCGCGGGCTGTGGGACCACCCGCACCGGTCCGAGTGGGGTGCCGGGTTCGGCGGCGCGGCGATCCACACCGTCGTACCGCACTCGACCGATCCCGCGCGGGTGAGCGTGGCGATGTCGACCGGTGGCGTCTACCGGACGGCCGACGGCGGGGCGACGTGGTCACCGGCGAACAAGGGGATCCAGGCGAAGTTCTTCCCGGACCCGTACCCGGAGTTCGGGCAGTGCGTGCACAAGCTGGCCGCGCACCCGGACGCGCCGGAGCGGCTGTTCGCGCAGAACCACCACGGCGTGTACCGCTCGGACGACGGCGGCGCGGTCTGGAAGTCGATCGCGGACGGTCTGCCGTCGGACTTCGGCTTCCCGATCGTCGTGCACCCGCACGAGCCCGAAACCGTGTACGTCTTCCCCCTGGTCGCCGACGCGAACCGCATCCCCACCGACGCCCGCTGCCGCGTCTTCCGCTCCCGCGACGCCGGCGACACCTGGGAGCCACTGTCCACAGGCCTGCCTGATGTCTCCTACGCCCCCGTACTACGGGACGCCATGACAACCGACACCGCCGACCCGGCAGGCGTATACCTCGGCACCCGCGACGGCTGTGTCTATGTCAGCGCCGACGCCGGCGAAACCTGGGTGGAAGCCGCGCGCCACCTACCCGACGTACTCGCAGTCCGCGCCGCAGTCGTGGGATGA
- the gatB gene encoding Asp-tRNA(Asn)/Glu-tRNA(Gln) amidotransferase subunit GatB — protein MTIAAEVMPIDEALAQYDPVMGLEVHVELNTKSKMFCGCPTEFGAEPNTQTCPVCLGLPGALPVVNARAVESAIKIGLALNCEIAEWCRFARKNYFYPDMPKNFQTSQYDEPIAFNGWTEVVVDGETYRIEIERAHMEEDTGKSTHIGGATGRIHGASHSLVDYNRAGIPLIEIVTKTIEVPGEKAAAVARAYVSMLRDLLLALDVSDVRMDQGSLRCDANVSLKPRGATAFGTRTETKNVNSFRSVERAVTYEITRQAAVLATGGKVIQETRHWHEDTGITTSGREKSDAEDYRYFPEPDLVPVAPSREWVEELRATLPEPPSVRRARLQGEWGFTDLEMRDVVNGGAVELIESTVELGVTPAAAKKWWLGELARAANESGVGLEELHVGAAEVAEVQKLVDAGTLNDKIARQVFEGLLAGEGTPAEIIEKRGLALVSDDSALLEAIDRAIAANPDVVEKVNSGKPAAAGALIGAVMKDMRGQADAAKVRQLLNEKLGI, from the coding sequence ATGACCATCGCTGCCGAGGTCATGCCGATCGACGAGGCGCTGGCGCAGTACGACCCGGTGATGGGCCTCGAGGTCCACGTCGAGCTGAACACGAAGTCGAAGATGTTCTGCGGCTGCCCGACCGAGTTCGGCGCCGAGCCGAACACCCAGACCTGCCCGGTCTGCCTCGGGCTGCCGGGTGCGCTGCCGGTGGTGAACGCGCGCGCGGTCGAGTCCGCGATCAAGATCGGCCTGGCGCTGAACTGCGAGATCGCCGAGTGGTGCCGGTTCGCCCGGAAGAACTACTTCTACCCGGACATGCCGAAGAACTTCCAGACCTCGCAGTACGACGAGCCGATCGCGTTCAACGGCTGGACCGAGGTCGTCGTCGACGGCGAGACGTACCGGATCGAGATCGAGCGCGCGCACATGGAGGAGGACACCGGCAAGTCCACGCACATCGGCGGCGCGACCGGCCGGATCCACGGGGCGTCGCACTCGCTGGTCGACTACAACCGGGCCGGGATCCCGCTGATCGAGATCGTCACCAAGACGATCGAGGTGCCGGGGGAGAAGGCCGCCGCGGTGGCGCGGGCGTACGTGAGCATGCTGCGTGACCTGCTGCTCGCGCTCGACGTGTCCGACGTCCGGATGGACCAGGGCTCGCTGCGCTGCGACGCGAACGTGTCGCTGAAGCCGCGCGGCGCGACCGCGTTCGGGACCCGGACCGAGACCAAGAACGTGAACTCGTTCCGTTCGGTCGAGCGGGCGGTCACCTACGAGATCACCCGGCAGGCCGCTGTGCTGGCCACCGGCGGCAAGGTGATCCAGGAGACCCGGCACTGGCACGAGGACACCGGCATCACGACCTCCGGCCGGGAGAAGTCCGACGCCGAGGACTACCGGTACTTCCCGGAGCCCGACCTGGTCCCGGTCGCGCCGTCGCGCGAGTGGGTCGAGGAGTTGCGCGCCACCCTGCCCGAACCGCCGTCCGTACGGCGTGCGCGGCTGCAGGGGGAGTGGGGCTTCACCGACCTCGAGATGCGCGATGTCGTGAACGGCGGTGCGGTCGAGCTGATCGAGTCGACGGTCGAGCTCGGAGTCACGCCGGCCGCCGCGAAGAAGTGGTGGCTGGGTGAGCTCGCCCGGGCCGCGAACGAGTCCGGCGTCGGGCTGGAGGAGCTCCACGTCGGCGCCGCCGAGGTCGCCGAGGTGCAGAAGCTCGTCGACGCCGGCACGCTGAACGACAAAATCGCCCGGCAGGTGTTCGAGGGCCTGCTGGCCGGCGAGGGTACGCCGGCGGAGATCATCGAGAAGCGCGGGCTGGCGCTGGTGTCGGACGACTCGGCGCTGCTCGAGGCGATCGACCGCGCGATCGCCGCGAACCCGGACGTCGTCGAGAAGGTGAACTCCGGGAAGCCGGCCGCGGCCGGTGCGTTGATCGGCGCGGTGATGAAGGACATGCGCGGCCAGGCCGACGCCGCCAAGGTCCGCCAGCTGCTGAACGAGAAGCTCGGCATCTGA
- a CDS encoding cyclopropane-fatty-acyl-phospholipid synthase family protein yields the protein MTTLATHVSIAEALTTVIPEELPFRFSAYDGSAAGPPDSKIHLHLANERGLSYILTAPGDLGLVRAYVMGDLEVTGVHPGNPYELMRLILDQFHFHRPKAAEALRILRGLGWSHLKPPPPPPQEHLPKWRRTFEGLRHSKARDKSAIHHHYDVSNTFYAWLLGPSMTYTCAVYPHEGATLEEAQYEKYDLVARKLDLKPGMRLLDVGCGWGGMVRHAAREYGVTALGVTLSAAQAEWASAAIKREGLEDRAEVRYLDYRDVPDRDFDAISSIGLTEHIGVRNYPSYFGFLLDRLKPGGRLLNHCITRPDNRFRNTGAFIDRYIFPDGELIGSGRIIAEAQDAGFEVRHEENLREHYALTLTAWNENLVAHWDEAVAEVGPATAKIWGLYLAASRAGFEHNTIQLHQVLAAKPDHRGNSHFPLRPTWGS from the coding sequence ATGACGACGCTCGCGACCCACGTATCGATCGCCGAAGCTCTCACCACTGTGATCCCGGAGGAACTGCCGTTCCGGTTCTCGGCGTACGACGGCAGCGCGGCCGGACCGCCGGACTCGAAGATCCACCTGCACCTGGCCAACGAGCGGGGGCTGTCGTACATCCTCACCGCGCCGGGTGACCTCGGGCTGGTCCGCGCGTACGTGATGGGCGACCTCGAGGTCACCGGTGTGCATCCGGGCAACCCGTACGAGCTGATGCGGCTGATCCTGGACCAGTTCCACTTCCACCGCCCGAAGGCGGCCGAGGCGCTGCGCATCCTGCGCGGTCTCGGCTGGAGTCACCTCAAGCCGCCGCCTCCGCCGCCGCAGGAGCACCTGCCGAAATGGCGCCGTACCTTCGAAGGGCTGCGGCACTCCAAGGCGCGGGACAAGTCGGCGATCCACCACCACTACGACGTGTCGAACACGTTCTACGCATGGCTGCTCGGGCCGTCGATGACGTACACGTGCGCGGTCTACCCGCACGAAGGCGCGACGTTGGAGGAGGCGCAGTACGAGAAGTACGACCTGGTCGCGCGCAAGCTCGACCTGAAGCCGGGGATGCGGCTGCTCGACGTCGGCTGTGGCTGGGGCGGGATGGTCCGGCATGCGGCCCGCGAGTACGGCGTGACCGCGCTCGGCGTCACGCTGTCCGCGGCGCAGGCGGAATGGGCGTCGGCCGCGATCAAGCGCGAGGGCCTGGAGGACCGCGCCGAGGTGCGGTACCTGGACTACCGCGACGTACCGGACCGCGACTTCGACGCGATCAGCTCGATCGGCCTGACCGAACACATCGGCGTCCGCAACTACCCGTCGTACTTCGGTTTCCTGCTGGATCGGTTGAAGCCCGGCGGCCGGCTCCTCAACCACTGCATCACCCGTCCCGACAACCGCTTCCGCAACACCGGCGCGTTCATCGACCGCTACATCTTCCCCGACGGCGAACTGATCGGCTCCGGCCGCATCATCGCCGAGGCCCAGGACGCCGGCTTCGAGGTCCGCCACGAGGAGAACCTGCGCGAGCACTACGCCCTCACCCTGACCGCCTGGAACGAGAACCTGGTGGCCCACTGGGACGAGGCGGTCGCCGAAGTAGGCCCCGCCACCGCCAAGATCTGGGGCCTCTACCTGGCCGCCAGCCGAGCCGGCTTCGAACACAACACCATCCAGCTCCATCAGGTCCTGGCCGCCAAACCCGACCACCGCGGCAACTCCCACTTCCCCCTACGACCCACCTGGGGAAGCTGA
- a CDS encoding PQQ-dependent sugar dehydrogenase yields MVAAALVMAAGCSDGTPSGAGTSVPTSAPASTGSLPGGGVRLAVASTVATGIEVPWGLAFLPDSSALVTERDSGKVKRVAGSEVSEVGSVEGVKSSSEGGLLGVAVDPGYPEKPYIYVYYSGDDDNRIARITYRDGKLSEQQVILEGIPAAAIHNGGRLRFGSDGYLYAGTGDGSDRPTSQDDGSLGGKILRITTDGKPAPGNPDGRVWISKGHRNVQGLAFDGEQLYAAEFGQNTWDELNAITAGTNYGWPAAEGVSGLDGMADPIAQWRTADASPSGIAFTEGHVFMASLRGQRLWAVPVANGKRTGEPQAFFTNEYGRLRTVEVAPDGSLWLTTSNTDGRGDTRDGDDRILRVTVSTS; encoded by the coding sequence ATGGTGGCGGCCGCACTGGTGATGGCGGCTGGTTGTTCTGACGGGACGCCGAGTGGGGCCGGGACGAGTGTGCCGACATCGGCGCCTGCTTCGACTGGCTCGCTGCCTGGCGGTGGAGTGAGGCTGGCCGTGGCGTCGACCGTGGCGACGGGGATTGAGGTGCCTTGGGGGTTGGCGTTCTTGCCGGATTCGAGCGCATTGGTGACTGAGCGGGACTCGGGGAAGGTGAAGCGGGTTGCTGGTTCCGAGGTGAGTGAGGTGGGGAGCGTCGAGGGGGTGAAGTCCTCGTCGGAGGGTGGGTTGCTGGGGGTTGCGGTGGATCCGGGGTATCCGGAGAAGCCGTACATCTACGTGTACTACTCGGGCGACGACGACAACCGGATCGCGCGGATCACCTATCGGGACGGGAAGTTGTCGGAGCAGCAGGTGATTCTGGAGGGGATCCCGGCGGCGGCGATCCACAACGGCGGGCGGCTGCGGTTCGGGTCGGACGGGTATCTGTACGCCGGCACCGGGGACGGGTCGGACCGGCCGACCTCGCAGGACGACGGGTCGCTGGGTGGGAAGATCCTGCGGATCACCACCGACGGGAAGCCCGCGCCGGGGAATCCGGACGGGCGGGTGTGGATCAGCAAGGGGCACCGGAACGTGCAGGGGCTCGCGTTCGACGGGGAGCAGTTGTACGCCGCCGAGTTCGGGCAGAACACCTGGGACGAGTTGAACGCGATCACCGCGGGCACCAACTACGGCTGGCCGGCCGCCGAGGGGGTCAGCGGGCTCGACGGGATGGCCGACCCGATCGCGCAGTGGCGGACGGCGGACGCGTCGCCGTCGGGGATCGCGTTCACCGAGGGGCACGTGTTCATGGCGTCGCTGCGCGGTCAGCGGCTGTGGGCGGTACCCGTTGCCAACGGCAAGCGAACCGGTGAGCCGCAGGCCTTCTTCACCAACGAGTACGGGCGGCTGCGCACGGTCGAGGTCGCGCCGGACGGCTCGCTGTGGCTGACCACGTCGAACACCGACGGCCGCGGCGACACCCGCGACGGCGACGACCGCATCCTGCGCGTGACGGTCAGCACGTCCTGA
- a CDS encoding 2-hydroxyacid dehydrogenase, with the protein MADVVKAWLPWEDPEGFLGGLPAGFDVDVFSGGERPKSLAEVEFYVPSYMGGGDVFDVVREMPALKVVQLQTAGFEHVQSRLADGVTLCNARGVHDASTAELAVGLILASYRNLPRAVRDQEREVWPGSYDEVDDSLADRTVLILGYGAIGEALERRLTGFECEVIRVARRERDGVHPISELPELLPRADVVVLLTPATPDTKRMVDAKFLARMKDGALLVNVARGVVVDTDALLAELGTRRIRAALDVTDPEPLPAGHPLWSAPNVLINPHRGGASTAFAPRVARLVRAQLERYASGEPLINVVAGPPR; encoded by the coding sequence ATGGCTGATGTGGTGAAGGCATGGCTCCCGTGGGAGGACCCCGAAGGGTTCCTCGGCGGGCTGCCCGCGGGATTCGACGTCGACGTGTTCTCCGGCGGCGAGCGGCCGAAGTCGCTCGCGGAGGTGGAGTTCTACGTGCCCAGCTACATGGGCGGCGGTGACGTGTTCGACGTCGTCCGCGAGATGCCGGCGCTGAAGGTCGTGCAGCTGCAGACGGCCGGGTTCGAGCACGTGCAGTCGCGGCTCGCCGACGGCGTGACGTTGTGCAACGCGCGCGGCGTCCACGACGCCTCCACGGCGGAGCTGGCGGTCGGCCTGATCCTGGCGTCGTACCGGAATCTCCCGCGTGCCGTCCGTGACCAGGAGCGCGAGGTCTGGCCGGGGTCGTACGACGAGGTCGACGACTCGCTCGCGGACCGCACGGTGCTGATCCTCGGGTACGGCGCGATCGGCGAGGCGCTCGAGCGGCGGCTGACCGGGTTCGAGTGCGAGGTGATCCGGGTCGCGCGGCGGGAGCGGGACGGCGTACACCCGATCTCCGAGCTGCCCGAGTTACTGCCGCGCGCGGACGTGGTGGTGCTGCTGACGCCCGCGACGCCGGACACGAAGCGGATGGTCGACGCGAAGTTCCTGGCCCGGATGAAGGACGGCGCCTTGCTGGTGAACGTCGCGCGCGGTGTCGTCGTGGACACGGACGCGCTGCTCGCCGAGCTCGGGACGCGGCGGATCCGCGCAGCGCTCGACGTGACCGACCCCGAGCCGTTGCCCGCCGGACATCCGCTGTGGTCTGCTCCGAACGTACTGATCAATCCGCACCGCGGCGGCGCCTCGACGGCGTTCGCGCCGCGCGTCGCCAGGCTGGTGCGGGCGCAGCTCGAGCGCTACGCGTCCGGGGAACCGTTGATCAATGTGGTGGCAGGTCCGCCACGCTGA
- a CDS encoding ACT domain-containing protein: MFLLRLIIPDRPGSLGTVATALGEVNADIHAIEIVEHRRENGTAVDDIVVDLPPGVLPDRLVSACNGVPDVEVIWFSRYGAGGGLHMDLEAVEQMTSAPADAIDILVEQSPAVLHADWAALLDGTGSEVKVALETSATPEFGDVAGIWLPLEKATTLEAPDHKGLAESVLVAAPLESDRRILVIGRRGGPEFLGSEVARLSYLASLAVTIRATS; this comes from the coding sequence GTGTTCCTGCTGCGCTTGATCATCCCGGACCGGCCCGGTTCGCTCGGCACCGTGGCGACGGCGCTCGGCGAGGTGAACGCGGACATCCACGCGATCGAGATCGTCGAGCACCGCCGCGAGAACGGCACGGCCGTCGACGACATCGTGGTCGACCTGCCGCCCGGCGTGCTGCCGGACCGCCTGGTGTCGGCGTGCAACGGCGTACCCGACGTCGAGGTGATCTGGTTCTCCCGGTACGGCGCCGGCGGCGGGCTGCACATGGACCTCGAGGCGGTCGAGCAGATGACGTCCGCGCCCGCGGACGCGATCGACATCCTGGTCGAACAGTCGCCCGCCGTCCTGCACGCGGACTGGGCGGCGCTGCTGGACGGCACCGGCAGCGAGGTGAAGGTCGCGCTGGAGACGAGTGCGACGCCGGAGTTCGGCGACGTCGCGGGCATCTGGCTGCCGCTGGAGAAGGCGACGACGCTGGAGGCCCCGGACCACAAGGGCCTCGCGGAGTCCGTCCTGGTCGCCGCGCCCCTGGAGTCCGACCGCCGCATCCTGGTGATCGGCCGCCGCGGCGGCCCGGAGTTCCTCGGCTCCGAGGTGGCCCGCCTCTCCTACCTGGCCTCCCTGGCCGTCACCATCCGCGCCACTTCCTGA
- the gatC gene encoding Asp-tRNA(Asn)/Glu-tRNA(Gln) amidotransferase subunit GatC, translating to MPSITREEVAHLARLARIELTDDELDHLAPQLDQIITLVGQVSQVAADDIPPTSHALPLTNVMRPDENVPCLTPEQALSGAPAAEEQRFRVPRILEED from the coding sequence ATGCCATCGATTACCCGCGAAGAGGTCGCGCACCTGGCGCGACTGGCGCGGATCGAGCTCACCGACGACGAGCTCGACCACCTCGCGCCGCAGCTCGACCAGATCATCACCTTGGTCGGGCAGGTCAGCCAGGTGGCGGCGGACGACATCCCGCCGACCTCGCACGCCCTGCCGCTGACCAACGTGATGCGCCCGGACGAGAACGTCCCGTGCCTCACGCCCGAGCAGGCGCTGTCCGGCGCGCCGGCCGCGGAGGAGCAGCGCTTCCGGGTGCCGCGGATTCTGGAGGAGGACTGA
- the gatA gene encoding Asp-tRNA(Asn)/Glu-tRNA(Gln) amidotransferase subunit GatA, which produces MSDLTRKTASELAELMTSGQASSVEITQAHLDRIAAVDGAVRAFLHVDTEGALAQAKAVDDKRAAGEPLSPLAGVPLALKDVLTQEGVPTTAGSKILEGWKPPYDATVVKRLKDAGIVILGKTNMDEFAMGSSTENSAYGTTHNPWDLSRIPGGSGGGSSAAISAYEAPLAIGTDTGGSIRQPGAFTGTVGVKPTYGGTSRYGLIALASSLDTPGPCARTTLDAALLHEAIAGWDPMDSTSINAEVPPVVEAARNGDVAGLRIGVVKELGGEGYQPGVEARFHEAVELLTKLGAEVVEVSCPHFQYALPAYYLILPSEASSNLAKFDAMRYGLRVGDDGENSAEKVMSLTREAGFGAEVKRRIMLGTHALSSGYYDAYYGQAQKVRTLIARDFAQAYEQVDVLVSPATPTTAFAIGDRIDDPIAMYKNDLCTIPSNLAGNAAASFPCGLADEDGLPVGFHVMAPVLRDDLLYKVGAALESALAEQWGGVLMTKAPELEVTR; this is translated from the coding sequence ATGAGTGACCTCACCAGGAAGACCGCATCAGAGCTCGCGGAGCTGATGACCTCCGGGCAGGCCAGTTCGGTGGAGATCACCCAGGCGCACCTGGACCGGATCGCCGCCGTCGACGGCGCGGTGCGCGCGTTCCTGCACGTCGACACCGAGGGTGCGCTGGCGCAGGCCAAGGCCGTCGACGACAAGCGCGCCGCGGGCGAGCCGCTGTCCCCGCTGGCCGGTGTGCCGCTGGCGCTGAAGGACGTGCTCACCCAGGAGGGCGTGCCGACCACGGCCGGTTCGAAGATCCTCGAGGGCTGGAAGCCGCCGTACGACGCGACCGTCGTGAAGCGGCTGAAGGACGCCGGGATCGTGATCCTCGGCAAGACCAACATGGACGAGTTCGCGATGGGCTCCTCCACCGAGAACTCCGCGTACGGCACCACCCACAACCCGTGGGACCTGAGCCGGATCCCGGGCGGTTCCGGCGGCGGTTCGTCCGCGGCGATCTCGGCGTACGAGGCGCCGCTCGCGATCGGCACCGACACCGGCGGCTCGATCCGCCAGCCGGGGGCGTTCACCGGGACGGTCGGCGTGAAGCCGACGTACGGCGGCACCTCGCGGTACGGGCTGATCGCGCTCGCGTCGAGCCTGGACACGCCGGGCCCGTGCGCGCGGACGACCCTCGACGCCGCGCTGCTGCACGAGGCGATCGCGGGCTGGGACCCGATGGACTCGACCTCGATCAACGCCGAGGTCCCGCCGGTCGTCGAGGCGGCCCGCAACGGTGACGTCGCCGGGCTGCGGATCGGCGTCGTCAAGGAGCTCGGCGGCGAGGGGTACCAGCCGGGTGTCGAGGCCCGCTTCCACGAGGCGGTCGAGCTGCTCACCAAGCTCGGCGCCGAGGTCGTCGAGGTCTCCTGCCCGCACTTCCAGTACGCGCTGCCGGCGTACTACCTGATCCTGCCGAGCGAGGCCTCGTCCAACCTGGCCAAGTTCGACGCGATGCGGTACGGCCTGCGCGTCGGCGACGACGGCGAGAACAGCGCGGAGAAGGTGATGAGCCTGACCCGCGAGGCAGGCTTCGGCGCCGAGGTGAAGCGCCGCATCATGCTCGGCACGCACGCGCTGTCCAGCGGGTACTACGACGCGTACTACGGCCAGGCGCAGAAGGTGCGGACGCTGATCGCCCGCGACTTCGCGCAGGCGTACGAGCAGGTGGACGTGCTGGTCTCGCCGGCCACGCCGACCACCGCGTTCGCGATCGGCGACCGGATCGACGACCCGATCGCCATGTACAAGAACGACCTGTGCACGATCCCGTCCAACCTGGCCGGTAACGCGGCCGCGTCGTTCCCGTGCGGCCTCGCCGACGAGGACGGCCTGCCGGTCGGCTTCCACGTGATGGCGCCGGTGCTGCGCGACGACCTGCTGTACAAGGTCGGCGCCGCGCTGGAGTCCGCGCTGGCCGAGCAGTGGGGCGGCGTCCTGATGACCAAGGCTCCGGAGCTGGAGGTGACCCGATGA
- a CDS encoding AAA family ATPase, protein MSDVLLLTGPSGSGKTTVARLVATDAPRPTVHVTTDEFFRAIRTGFIPPYLPESQRQNVVVVDAIVAAVAVYVDGGYDVVVDGVIGPWFLPPYRRAAAEGDWRMSYVVLRPDLATTLARGQARGGVELTDADALTGLHGAFADLGDLERHAIDTSRLDPERTAAEVRKAVASGDYLLSA, encoded by the coding sequence ATGAGCGACGTACTTCTGCTGACCGGTCCGTCCGGCTCGGGCAAGACGACCGTGGCGCGGCTCGTCGCCACCGACGCGCCGCGGCCGACGGTGCACGTGACGACGGACGAGTTCTTCCGCGCGATCCGGACCGGCTTCATCCCGCCGTACCTGCCGGAGTCGCAGCGGCAGAACGTCGTGGTGGTGGACGCGATCGTCGCCGCGGTCGCGGTGTACGTGGACGGCGGATACGACGTCGTCGTGGACGGGGTCATCGGGCCGTGGTTCCTGCCGCCCTACCGGCGGGCCGCGGCGGAGGGGGACTGGCGGATGTCGTACGTCGTCCTGCGGCCGGACCTCGCGACGACGCTCGCCCGGGGTCAGGCCCGCGGCGGCGTCGAGCTGACCGACGCCGATGCGTTGACCGGGCTGCACGGCGCGTTCGCGGACCTCGGCGACCTGGAGCGGCACGCCATCGACACGTCCCGGCTCGATCCGGAGCGGACCGCGGCCGAGGTCCGCAAAGCTGTTGCCTCGGGCGACTACCTGCTCAGTGCCTGA
- a CDS encoding ubiquitin-like small modifier protein 1, giving the protein MADGGTIAVRLPTVLRPFAGGAERVELEVDGELTVAAVFAALEAQHPALRRRLTDEQGAIRRHVNIYLGNDNIRDLSGLQTQLTPGDELLVLPSVAGG; this is encoded by the coding sequence ATGGCTGACGGCGGGACGATTGCGGTGCGGCTGCCGACGGTGTTGCGGCCGTTCGCGGGCGGGGCCGAGCGTGTGGAGCTCGAGGTCGACGGTGAGCTGACCGTCGCCGCGGTCTTCGCCGCACTCGAGGCACAGCACCCGGCCCTCCGCCGCCGCCTCACCGACGAACAGGGCGCGATCCGCCGCCACGTGAACATCTACCTCGGCAACGACAACATCCGCGACCTCTCCGGCCTCCAGACCCAACTCACCCCCGGCGACGAACTCCTCGTCCTCCCAAGCGTTGCCGGCGGCTGA